The nucleotide window GCTCTTCTGCTCGGCGGGATCCTACGATGGGACGCTGATGTGGCTCGACCTTGACGATCCGCGCACACCGGGCACCCTGGATGACCAGACCTGGCTGGGCTCATCGCTGTTTGACCCTGCCTTCGGTAGGCCGCGGAACGTACAGGTCATGTTGAGTTACAACCCCTGCAACCTCGTGCGCGATGCCTCTGAGCAACGGCTTGTGCTGTTGGCTACCTGCCAGTTTCTCATTCACAGTGCCGGCAGCGAACAGGCGGGCAATCTTCGACGTGCCCAGCATATGGTCGAGGTGCTTCGCTCACGGGGGCTGGAGAACCAGTTCGAGGAGATACGTCTCAGCCCCAATGCCGAACACAACTGGTACTTTGCCGATGAGCATATGCGCGTCACGCTTCCGCTCCATTGGCAAAAGTTCCAAAACCCGGCGACGAACATCCCCCTGCGCTTGGTGCTCCCTGCACCCGGCGATCGCGTACACGGGCAGACTGTGGTCATGTGGTCTCCTGGTCGACCTCTGCACGGGGGCTTGACGTTGGTGTCCTTTAGCCGCGACAACGGCACCCATTGGCAATCCCTCTTGGCCATGTCCTCGGCAGACACGTCGTTTCTGTGGAATACGGCCGAGGTCCCAGATGGCACGCGCTACCGGTTACGCGTGATGGTCGTGGCCGATTCTCTCGTCGGACTGGCAGAGACCCCTGGGAAGTTCACCGTGGATAACCCTGGCAATGGCGCGCCGGATCTGGTGGTATGGGGTCCGGCCGAAGGAGAGGTGATCTCCGGGACCAAGCTCATTGCCTGGAGCGCGGAGGACGCTGACGGCGACCTGCTCCTTGTGAGCGGTGCATACTCATCTGACGATGGACGCCACTGGTACCCTCTGTTCGAACGACGAAGTGGGAACGAGGCGTTTCAATGGCAAACCACTGCCTACGAGAACAGTACACGGTACCGCCTTTTGGTGAGCTGCTTTGATGGCACAGTCACGGTTACGGATACATCGAGCCTTTTTGCGGTAGAGAATGAACGCACTGAGCTAAGTCCGGGCGCAGTGAGGCACGTGGCAGGCAATGGTTCCGGGAGTGTTGCGGTGCACGTTGTTTCCCACGAAGACGTCAGGGACGCTTTGTACCGCGTGACCTTCCAAGAGCGTCCGACACGCTACGACGTGTGGAGGGTGGGCGATGGCGTTCAGCTGGTAGGCGGAGCTACCCAGGTGGACGGCACATGCGAAGGTCCATTGTTTGACGGTTTGCGGCTGGTGGTCAGCGATCTGCCAGCCCCCGAGGTGAATGAGGACAGCACCGGTTGGGTCGTGGGCGCGTCGACCTTGCGGTATCGTGTTTACCTGCCCGTTGTGGACCTGGGTACCGAGGTGCTCTCCGGCGTTCCGTGGCCAGCTGACTATGAGATCGCCGTCTGCGATGAACTCGTGGCCCTTTCCAGCGATCTATGGGGAGCCGAGCCGCTACCGACTATGTTTTGGGTGCGCGAAGTTATCACCGATAGTCCGGTGGAGTTCATTTACAATGACCCTGATGCCGATGCCACGATTTCCGCGGGCGACGAGCTTTTCCTGATTGCCCGCGAGGCCGAGGGCAGACCCCAATTGACCTGGGCGATCACTTTCGCGGGCTTGCCCCGGGACGAGCCCCCGAGGCCTGGAGATGTTTTTGTGCTGAAAACCAAAAAGCCCTTCACATCCCGTGATGTCTTCGAATTCAATCCATTCTGGAACGGGACGGCAGTGGAGGACAATGGTGTTCAGGTGGCCGAGTTCGCCGTCTCCGCGTACCCAAATCCATTCAATGACTCGGTGGTGATCCTTTGTGCAGGATACGTCGGGGGTCCACTCAGGGCGGGCGTCTTTGACCTCCGGGGCAGAAAGGTCAGGCAAATAGACATCGAGGGGAGCGCCCAGAGGGGTCACGCCATCACCTGGGACGGCACAGATAGCCGCGGCTACCGTGTGCCCAGCGGCGTTTATCTCATCCGTGTTCGTGCGGGCCCAAGCGTATCAACCACCAAGGT belongs to candidate division KSB1 bacterium and includes:
- a CDS encoding alpha/beta hydrolase-fold protein, whose translation is MSSWRTSPIGRETVGKLLPLVGCLLIFGLRAAPAQVKGRVERITFFSSALGIYKNMNVYLPPGYGAEHEYYPVVYLFRGHEREWVNREEDSSRRGRNIQDVADQLYAEGRIGKMILVMPGLASDDNTVPGLGVNFVQVSSAGGKAGIGTGRFEDFLVQDVIPYIDGHYRTIPSRTQRGVDGFSLGGYTAMMLITRHPELFCSAGSYDGTLMWLDLDDPRTPGTLDDQTWLGSSLFDPAFGRPRNVQVMLSYNPCNLVRDASEQRLVLLATCQFLIHSAGSEQAGNLRRAQHMVEVLRSRGLENQFEEIRLSPNAEHNWYFADEHMRVTLPLHWQKFQNPATNIPLRLVLPAPGDRVHGQTVVMWSPGRPLHGGLTLVSFSRDNGTHWQSLLAMSSADTSFLWNTAEVPDGTRYRLRVMVVADSLVGLAETPGKFTVDNPGNGAPDLVVWGPAEGEVISGTKLIAWSAEDADGDLLLVSGAYSSDDGRHWYPLFERRSGNEAFQWQTTAYENSTRYRLLVSCFDGTVTVTDTSSLFAVENERTELSPGAVRHVAGNGSGSVAVHVVSHEDVRDALYRVTFQERPTRYDVWRVGDGVQLVGGATQVDGTCEGPLFDGLRLVVSDLPAPEVNEDSTGWVVGASTLRYRVYLPVVDLGTEVLSGVPWPADYEIAVCDELVALSSDLWGAEPLPTMFWVREVITDSPVEFIYNDPDADATISAGDELFLIAREAEGRPQLTWAITFAGLPRDEPPRPGDVFVLKTKKPFTSRDVFEFNPFWNGTAVEDNGVQVAEFAVSAYPNPFNDSVVILCAGYVGGPLRAGVFDLRGRKVRQIDIEGSAQRGHAITWDGTDSRGYRVPSGVYLIRVRAGPSVSTTKVVLAR